The following are encoded in a window of Microbacterium sp. LWO13-1.2 genomic DNA:
- a CDS encoding cytosine permease: MSENSASPVTRPELIERAGIEIIPESERTAKPRDLFWPWFAANVSVFGMSYGSFVLGFGISFWQATLVSVIGIVVSFLLCGLIAIAGKRGSAPTMVLSRAAFGVHGQKVPGIVSWLTSIGWETFLAIMAVLATATVITQLGGDGDSIALKITATVIVAALIVTASVLGYHTIMKLQSVLTWVTGVVTILYVILAIPAIDLAVVLAKPDGGIGQVIGALVMVMTGFGLGWINIAADWSRYQKRTASDGAIVAWNTIGGSIAPVILVVFGLLLAGSDDDLSAAIAGDPIGALASILPIWVLVPFLLTAVLALVSGAVLGIYSSGLTLLSLGIRIPRPSAAAIDGVILTIGTIYVVFFATDFLGPFQSFLITLGVPLASWAGILIADILRRKKDYDDDALFDANGRYGAWDAVSIVTMIVASVIGWGLVVNLFADAAPWNNWQGYLLGLVGGREGEWAYANLGVFIALVLSFLVTWFARAGKIRRQEQA; the protein is encoded by the coding sequence ATGAGCGAGAACAGCGCCTCTCCCGTCACACGCCCCGAGCTGATCGAGCGCGCCGGGATCGAGATCATCCCCGAATCCGAACGGACTGCGAAGCCGCGAGACCTGTTCTGGCCGTGGTTCGCGGCGAACGTCTCGGTGTTCGGCATGTCGTACGGATCGTTCGTGCTCGGGTTCGGCATCTCCTTCTGGCAGGCGACCCTGGTCTCCGTGATCGGCATCGTGGTGTCTTTCCTGCTCTGCGGGCTCATCGCGATCGCCGGCAAGCGCGGCTCCGCACCGACGATGGTGCTCTCCCGTGCTGCCTTCGGCGTGCACGGCCAGAAGGTGCCTGGCATCGTGTCCTGGCTGACATCGATCGGCTGGGAGACGTTCCTGGCGATCATGGCGGTGCTCGCCACGGCGACCGTGATCACGCAGCTCGGCGGCGATGGAGACAGCATCGCGCTGAAGATCACCGCCACGGTGATCGTCGCGGCGCTCATCGTCACGGCATCCGTGCTCGGCTATCACACGATCATGAAGCTGCAGTCGGTGCTCACCTGGGTCACCGGCGTCGTGACGATCCTCTACGTCATCCTCGCGATCCCCGCCATCGACCTTGCCGTCGTCCTCGCCAAGCCCGACGGCGGTATCGGCCAGGTCATCGGCGCGCTCGTCATGGTGATGACCGGATTCGGCCTCGGCTGGATCAACATCGCCGCAGACTGGTCCCGCTATCAGAAGCGCACGGCATCAGACGGCGCGATCGTCGCCTGGAACACGATCGGCGGATCCATCGCCCCGGTGATCCTGGTCGTCTTCGGCCTGCTGCTGGCCGGCTCCGATGACGACCTGAGCGCCGCGATCGCCGGCGATCCGATCGGCGCCCTGGCGAGCATCCTCCCGATCTGGGTGCTGGTGCCGTTCCTGCTCACCGCCGTCCTCGCCCTCGTCTCCGGTGCGGTGCTCGGCATCTACTCCTCCGGTCTCACCCTGCTGAGCCTCGGCATCCGCATCCCGCGCCCCTCGGCCGCGGCGATCGACGGCGTGATCCTCACGATCGGCACCATCTACGTGGTGTTCTTCGCGACCGACTTCCTCGGCCCGTTCCAGAGCTTCCTGATCACGCTCGGAGTTCCGCTGGCATCGTGGGCCGGCATCCTCATCGCCGACATCCTGCGGCGCAAGAAGGACTACGACGACGACGCGCTGTTCGACGCGAACGGCCGCTATGGCGCCTGGGACGCCGTCTCGATCGTCACGATGATCGTCGCCTCCGTCATCGGCTGGGGGCTCGTGGTGAATCTCTTCGCGGATGCTGCGCCGTGGAACAACTGGCAGGGTTACCTGCTGGGCCTCGTCGGCGGCAGGGAGGGCGAGTGGGCCTACGCGAACCTCGGCGTCTTCATCGCCCTGGTGCTGTCCTTCCTGGTGACCTGGTTCGCGAGGGCGGGGAAGATCCGACGCCAGGAGCAGGCGTGA
- a CDS encoding LacI family DNA-binding transcriptional regulator → MTTIRDVARHASVAAMTVSRVLNDPESVAPDTRARVQQAIDELHYIPNRLGIGLRSRHTRVLALVVSDIRNPFAIKQILGVSTAARQHDYTVIFVHTDASPDEEMAQLRSLVERRVDGVILSPVLNTPDAVQFLLEQRIPVVVLDYPMPEVDVDTVRCDSVIAAHGLTEHLISLGHERIAMLSGSAKIVTARERAAGYASAMAAAGLGEQVLFGEYSAESGGVMAETVLRTDRQPTAFVTANNFIALGAARAAIREGLRIPEDLSIVTFDDPGEDFVLDPFFTGVVQPVKKMASIATGLLLERINGDGQAPGREILLPMAFEQRASTAPA, encoded by the coding sequence ATGACGACGATCCGTGATGTCGCCAGGCACGCCTCTGTCGCGGCGATGACCGTGTCGCGAGTTCTCAACGATCCGGAATCCGTGGCCCCGGATACCAGGGCGCGGGTGCAGCAAGCGATCGACGAGCTCCACTACATCCCGAATCGCCTCGGTATCGGCCTGCGCAGCCGACACACCCGTGTGCTCGCCCTCGTCGTCAGCGATATCCGCAACCCGTTCGCGATCAAACAGATTCTGGGCGTGAGCACCGCGGCCCGCCAGCACGACTACACGGTGATCTTCGTGCACACCGATGCCTCCCCGGACGAGGAGATGGCTCAGCTGCGCAGCCTTGTCGAGCGCAGGGTCGACGGCGTCATCCTCTCCCCCGTACTCAACACGCCCGATGCCGTGCAGTTCCTCCTCGAGCAACGGATACCCGTGGTCGTGCTCGACTATCCGATGCCGGAGGTCGACGTCGACACGGTCCGCTGCGACAGCGTCATTGCCGCGCACGGGCTCACCGAGCACCTCATCTCGCTGGGACACGAACGCATCGCGATGCTGTCGGGTTCCGCGAAGATCGTCACTGCCCGGGAGCGCGCCGCCGGCTACGCATCGGCGATGGCCGCTGCGGGGCTGGGCGAACAGGTGCTGTTCGGGGAGTACTCCGCCGAGAGCGGCGGAGTGATGGCCGAGACTGTCCTGCGCACGGACCGACAGCCGACGGCCTTCGTCACGGCGAACAATTTCATCGCGCTCGGAGCGGCGCGCGCAGCGATCCGCGAAGGGCTGCGGATCCCGGAGGACCTGTCGATCGTCACGTTCGACGACCCCGGAGAGGACTTCGTGCTCGATCCTTTCTTCACCGGGGTGGTGCAGCCCGTGAAGAAGATGGCGTCGATCGCCACGGGCCTCCTTCTCGAGCGCATCAACGGCGACGGGCAAGCCCCCGGCCGAGAGATCCTGCTGCCCATGGCTTTCGAGCAGCGGGCGTCCACCGCTCCGGCTTGA
- a CDS encoding isochorismatase family protein → MTDAAGAPTGPWLVVIDPQVIFASADSAWGSPFFADAMPRIRALAAAFGDRVIVTRWMPTADRSTSWGAYFAAWPFADQPPSDPLYELVAEARDLSIRPTLDLPTFGKWGSELEAIVGRGAHVVLAGVSTDCCVVSTALAAADAGAHISIAADACAGSTAENHAAAIQVMGLYPPQITVSDTATILAGTGR, encoded by the coding sequence GTGACGGATGCCGCGGGCGCGCCGACGGGCCCCTGGCTGGTCGTCATCGACCCGCAGGTGATCTTCGCCTCGGCGGATTCGGCGTGGGGCTCGCCTTTCTTCGCCGACGCGATGCCGCGTATCCGCGCCCTGGCGGCCGCCTTCGGCGACCGCGTCATCGTCACGCGGTGGATGCCGACCGCCGACCGCTCCACCTCGTGGGGCGCGTACTTCGCGGCCTGGCCGTTCGCCGATCAGCCACCGAGCGATCCGCTGTACGAACTCGTCGCCGAGGCGCGGGATCTCAGCATCCGGCCGACCCTCGACCTGCCGACCTTCGGCAAGTGGGGCTCCGAACTCGAGGCGATCGTCGGGCGCGGGGCCCACGTGGTGCTCGCCGGCGTCTCCACCGATTGCTGCGTGGTCTCGACCGCGCTGGCGGCCGCGGATGCCGGGGCGCACATCAGTATCGCCGCCGACGCCTGCGCCGGCTCGACAGCCGAGAATCACGCCGCCGCGATCCAGGTGATGGGGCTGTATCCGCCCCAGATCACCGTCAGCGACACGGCGACGATCCTGGCCGGCACTGGCCGATGA